AATTCGGCTCTACTGGCGGTTTCTGTAGGTTTATCAGGATCTATTTTATTCTTTTTGCATGAAATTATACTAAAAAGTAAACAGATACCTATTAAACTCTGTAATTGCAATCTATGGCGCATAGAAATATATATTTAAAGCGGAATATTGACTCCACTAATTATTAACACACACAAAACTTACACCAAATAAATTGGCTTGTTCCTCATCTTTTGCCTTACTCACAATAGTAAGTTCACTTTTTTGCAGATTATTTTGTGCTATTAATACTGTCAAAGCCTTGTGAAAATCCCCTTCAAATTCATCAACGTAATAAACTTTTAGATATTTCTCTAAACCATTCCATTCCACCTGGGTAATTTTGTTGAATTGCGTTTTAGGATTCCCTTTAGTTAAAATAAACAATTGCTTCCTGTTAGTTACCAGCTCTTGCATAAATTCCAAAGCTTCTTTGTAAAGCAATAACTTAAGAGGAAGCTTCGCATTTTCATAAAGTCGCTGGTAGTTCTCTCTATATTTAGGGTCTACACCGAAGGTTCCGCTCAGTTCTTCAAACATATTGTCTTTTCCATGCACTTCATATCTCTTGCTCATGAAACTTATCAGATCCTGGGCAGGAGGAAATTGTTCTACATATTCTAAAAAATTTGCAAAGAGATAGAAGAATTGTAAATCGTAGTCTCTTTCTGGAAACAAAACATCATCTAATTCAAAAATAACTGCATTTTTCCCTTCCGGCAAATTGCTATAACTTATCATACAATCTGATTTTTTATCCTTATAATATTTCTGCCATTCAATGATATTTCATAAAGCCCATCTAATTTATTCGCTTCCAATACCTGACTAATAATTTTTTCCTGCTCTAAATTTAAATTTGGGTAAGAATGCAATTTATTATTTATCCTAAGCACACTAAAGGTAAAAATATGCGGATCTTGTAATTCATAAATTATTATACCAGTCCAGTTATTCGATTTTAGCAATTTGTTAACCTGAATAAAAGAACTTACATCTGGTAAATCCCAAATGTTTATTTTATCAGAAACAGTATCGTCTATTTTTATCAATCTTCCTTTACTATCTAAACTTCCAACCGCGATTGTCTTATCGGGATATCCCATATCTAATAGGCCTTTCGAAAAATGTGCTATCTCCTCAATTGTCAAAGTGTTTACAATGCCCTCACCTTCTATTCTATTTAAATTTCTCAGCTGTTTTAAAGTGGGAATTAAAACTTGTATATCATATTCCGAAAACAAAACCTTCGCTTCCGATAAAGCAAATACTTCATTTTCTTTAAGCGGAATTACATATTCTATATTATTACTTAAGCAAAGGCTTAACAATTGGTGGGCGTATGAAGCGCTATCTTCATTTGGAATACTAAAAGAACTATTTTCAGAATCTCCTGATATAACCCGATATTCGGATTGGAGCAGAAATGATATCAGTCCGGCTGTCGGATGATTTCCTGCGGTTATTAATATATTTGTCAACACTGGTTACGAAAAAATAAGTCCATCTTTCATTGTGATTTTTCTGTCTGCCATATCAGCCAAATCTTCGTTATGAGTCACAATAACAAAAGTCTGTTTAAACTGATCTCTTAAATCAAAAAACAATTGATGCAGTTCTTTAGCTGTGTTTGAATCCAGATTTCCCGAGGGTTCATCAGCTAAAACTAAAGCAGGATTATTAATTAATGCTCTAGCCACAGCAATTCGTTGCTGTTCTCCGCCAGACATTTGATTGGGCTTGTGGTCTTTTCTATGTGACAGCCCTAAAACGTCTAACAATTCTAAGGCTTTCGCTTCGGCTTCGGATTTTTTAACTTTTGCAATAAATGCAGGAATACAGATATTCTCCAGAGCAGTGAATTCTGGCAGCAGATGATGGAATTGAAATATAAAACCAATATTCTTGTTTCTAAAATGGCTGAGCTCTCTGGCACTAAGCCTGCTTACATCGATATCATTAATCCGCAGATCTCCGGAATTAGGTTTATCCAAAGTACCTATGATATGTAGTAAAGTACTTTTACCTGCTCCGGACGCACCAACAACACTCACCACCTCTCCCTTATCAACAGATAAATCTACACCTTTTAATATCTGCAGATCGCCAAAGTTTTTTGTTATAGATTGAGCTTTAAGCATATCACAAAGCTAAAAATTATCAACTATGTTTTTAGGAATTTTACGTCTATCTATTTTCATAAAAATGACAGATTTCAAAATAATTGGCATTTTGATTTCTTTTATAGCTATGTATTTGTAATTTCACAGCAAATTTCAAAGTAAGATGAACATTCACGAATATCAAGGTAAAGAAATATTAAAAAGTTTTGGTGTGCGCGTTCAGGAAGGTATCGTTGTGGATACTCCCGAAGAAGCTGTAGAAGCAGCCAAAAAGATGAAAGAAGATTTCGGATCTGATTGGGTCGTTGTTAAAGCTCAAATTCATGCTGGTGGACGCGGTAAAGGTGGTGGTGTTAAATTAGCAAAAAACTTAGACGAAGTAAAACAAAGAGCTACTGATATTATAGGAATGCAGTTGGTTACTCCGCAAACTGGTCCTGAAGGTAAAAAGGTAAATAAAGTTTTAATTGCTCAGGACGTTTACTACCCTGGTGAGTCTGAAACAAAAGAATTCTACGTATCTGTACTTTTAAATAGATCTACCGGTAGAAATATTATCATGTATTCTACTGAAGGCGGAATGGACATTGAGGAAGTTGCAGAAAAAACTCCTCATTTAATCTTTAAAGAAGAAATTGACCCAAAAGTAGGCCTACAACCTTTTCAGGCGAGAAAAATCGCTTTCAACTTAGGTACTTCAGGCAATGCTTTTAAAGAAATGGTAAAATTCATTACTGCTCTTTATAAAGCTTATGATGCAATTGATGCTTCTATGTTCGAGATTAATCCGGTATTAAAAACTTCTGATGATAAAATACTTGCAGTTGATGCTAAAGTAAATTTAGATGAAAATGCACTATACCGTCATCCGGATATTGCTGCTATGCGTGATATTACAGAAGAAGACCCTACAGAAGTTGAAGCTGGCGAATCTAACCTAAACTACGTTAAATTAGATGGCAATGTAGGCTGTATGGTTAATGGTGCTGGTTTAGCTATGGCTACGATGGATATCATTAAATTAGCTGGTGGAGATCCTGCTAACTTCCTGGATGTAGGCGGTACTGCAAATGCACAAACTGTAAAAGCGGCTTTCAACATCATTTTAAAAGATCCAAACGTAAAAGCAATCTTAATTAACATTTTTGGTGGTATTGTTCGTTGTGACAGAGTAGCGCAAGGTGTTATTGATGCTTACCAAGAAATTGGTGATATCAAAGTTCCAATTATTGTGCGTTTACAAGGAACTAATGCAGAAGAAGCTAAGAAATTAATTGACGAATCCGGATTAAAAGTTTACTCTGCAATCTTATTAAAAGAAGCAGCAGATCTTGTTTCTAAGGTTATCGCATAAATTTTCACACTATAAAACATTTAAAAAAAGACATCTTTCAGATGTCTTTTTTGTTTAACATCCTTTCTAGAAACAAAGCTTATTAGCAATACAAACGTTTGTACATTATAAAAACTAAAGCTATCTTTGAAAGACAAGATGGCTAAAAAAGTTACTATAAAGGATATCGCTAAAGAGCTGAATACAAATTATTCAACGGTTTCCAGGGCATTGAATGATCATCCCAGAATTAGCGAAGAAACCAAATCCGCTGTAAAGTTAAAAGCCAAACAATTAGGTTATAAACCTAACCTGGTAGCCCAGCAACTAAAATCCGGACACTCTAAAACAATTGGCTTAGTTGTTCCCAGAATAAACAGGGTTTTCTTTTCGAATGTCATAGATGGTATAGAAATAGTTGCTAAAAAAAACGGCTATAATGTATTAATCTGTCAATCTTACGAAAGCGCAGAAGAGGAATATAGAAATATACAGACGCTGCTGAGTAATAATATTGCCGGACTAATTGTGTCTTTAACCCGAGAGACTTATAGCTCAGCTGCTTTAAACAATGTGTTGCAACAAGAAGTGCCGTTAGTGCTATTCGACAGAACAACAAATGATTGCTTATCAAATAAAGTAGTCAATGACAATTATTACGGGGCTTATCAGCTTACCTCTCATCTTCTGCAAAAAGGTTATAGAAAAATAGTGCATTTTTCCGGGCCCTTGCATCTTGCTAGCTATAATGAAAGACTACAGGGCTATAGAGATGCTTTATCAGACCATAATATAACACCTGATGACAACCTTATTATTGAAGATATATTGACGAGGGAAAAGGGATCAGAAACCACAAAATCCTTAGTTAAAAAAGGCTTGTTATTTGATGCTATTTTTGCAGCAAGTGACTTCTCTGCTTTAGGTGCGATGTTATATTTAAAAGAAGTTGGAATAAAAATTCCTGAGGAAATTGCTATTGCAGGGTTTGCGAACGAACCCTTTACGGAATTGCTGGGAATTACCAGTATCGAACAGTTTAGCAAAAATATAGGGGAAAAATCTGCAGAATTGTTATTAAAACAAATCATGTCAAAATCCCAGCATCAGGAAACCATAAAAATAAAACCAGAATTAATTATTAGGAAATCAACAAATAAAAAATTATGAAGTATACAGAAAAATATGCGGTACATCCGGCAGATTTTAAAAACTACGACACACAAAGAATTCGTGAGGAGTTTTTAATTCCCAAGCTTTTCGAAGCAGATGAAATTGTTTTGGAATACTCCCTTTACGACAGATACATTGTTGGTGGTATCAATCCTGTAAGCAAGGCTTTAAAACTGGAAACTTTCGATTCTTTAAAAGCACCTTATTTTCTGGAAAGAAGAGAGCTGGGTATTATCAATGTTGGCGGAAAAGGTATTATAAAAGCTGATGGTGAAGTTTATGAAATTGGCTATAAAGAAGCTCTGTATTTAGGTCAGGGAACGGTAGATATCACTTTTGAAAGTGCAGATGCTAATACTCCTGCAAAATTCTATATTAACTCTGCTCCTGCTCATAAAAAATTCCCTAATAAAAAGGTAACCCAAAAAGAAGGTAAAGTAATCGAAGCGGGTAGTGTAGAAACTTGTAACAAAAGAAAAATATACCAGTTACTTATCAATACTGTATTGGAAACCTGTCAGTTACAAATGGGATTAACAGAACTTCAAACCGGAAGTGTTTGGAACACAATGCCTGCACATACGCACAACAGAAGAATGGAAGCATATTTCTATTTTGAAGTACCAGAAAACCAGGCTGTATGCCATTACATGGGTCAACCGCAAGAAACAAGACACGTTTGGATGAATAATGAACAAGCTATTTGGTCTCCTTCATGGTCTATTCATAGTGGTTCGGGAACTTCAAACTACACCTTCATTTGGGGTATGGCTGGAGAAAACTTAGATTACGGCGACATGGATGTTGTTCAACCGAATGAATTGAGATAAAAAAAACACCTTTTTAAAGAGCCACTCCCCACAAAGAGAGTGGCTTTTTTTTATTATAGCTCATCCTAAAACTTAATTGGCAAAACAAACGTTTAAGAAATTATGCCAATAGCTAATCAAACAGACCCTAGACTGAAACGTCTGGAGCAATTAGCCCGATTAATGGATAGCCAATTTAAAATCGGTAAGTTCAGATTTGGACTTGATCCTTTAATCAACTTAATACCCTTTTTAGGTGACGCTATAGGATTCCTAATTTCTTTATTTATTGTTTATACCATGTACAAACATGGAGCAAGTGGAAAGTTGGTTATTAAAATGATATTGAATGTTCTGGTGGATGCTTTAGTTGGAGCCATCCCCGTCCTGGGCTGGGCATTTGACTTTTATTTCAAAGCAAACGAAAAGAATGTTCTTTTATTAAAAGAACATTATACAGAGAATAAGCACAAAGGCTCGGGCTTAGACATTATTCTGATTATATTCGTTATTTTCTTCATTTTAATAGCATTTTTCATTTATCTGATTTGGCTTATAAGCAGTTATATATTATCGCTTATTCTATAGAAAAATAAAGTTGATTTAATTTCTTATTTACAATAAAATTCCCAAACTTTAAGGGAACCCCGATAAAAATTTGTGTTATTTTAAATTTAAAAGTTATGAAGATCCAGGTAAACACAGACAAAAACATCAATGGTAAAGAAAGTTTAGCCAATTATGTAAAAACAACCATTGAAGAGAACCTGAACAGGTTTGACGAATTGATAACAAGAGTGGATGTTCATTTAAGTGATGACAATGCTAATAAGGAAGGAGCGGCAGATAAGAGATGCCTTATTGAAGTTAAAGCAGAAAACATCCCTTCTGTAGCCGTTTCTACCGTCGAAGAAACATTACACAAAGCTA
This genomic interval from Pseudopedobacter saltans DSM 12145 contains the following:
- a CDS encoding LacI family DNA-binding transcriptional regulator, which produces MAKKVTIKDIAKELNTNYSTVSRALNDHPRISEETKSAVKLKAKQLGYKPNLVAQQLKSGHSKTIGLVVPRINRVFFSNVIDGIEIVAKKNGYNVLICQSYESAEEEYRNIQTLLSNNIAGLIVSLTRETYSSAALNNVLQQEVPLVLFDRTTNDCLSNKVVNDNYYGAYQLTSHLLQKGYRKIVHFSGPLHLASYNERLQGYRDALSDHNITPDDNLIIEDILTREKGSETTKSLVKKGLLFDAIFAASDFSALGAMLYLKEVGIKIPEEIAIAGFANEPFTELLGITSIEQFSKNIGEKSAELLLKQIMSKSQHQETIKIKPELIIRKSTNKKL
- a CDS encoding ATP-grasp domain-containing protein, whose product is MTNILITAGNHPTAGLISFLLQSEYRVISGDSENSSFSIPNEDSASYAHQLLSLCLSNNIEYVIPLKENEVFALSEAKVLFSEYDIQVLIPTLKQLRNLNRIEGEGIVNTLTIEEIAHFSKGLLDMGYPDKTIAVGSLDSKGRLIKIDDTVSDKINIWDLPDVSSFIQVNKLLKSNNWTGIIIYELQDPHIFTFSVLRINNKLHSYPNLNLEQEKIISQVLEANKLDGLYEISLNGRNIIRIKNQIV
- the kduI gene encoding 5-dehydro-4-deoxy-D-glucuronate isomerase, whose product is MKYTEKYAVHPADFKNYDTQRIREEFLIPKLFEADEIVLEYSLYDRYIVGGINPVSKALKLETFDSLKAPYFLERRELGIINVGGKGIIKADGEVYEIGYKEALYLGQGTVDITFESADANTPAKFYINSAPAHKKFPNKKVTQKEGKVIEAGSVETCNKRKIYQLLINTVLETCQLQMGLTELQTGSVWNTMPAHTHNRRMEAYFYFEVPENQAVCHYMGQPQETRHVWMNNEQAIWSPSWSIHSGSGTSNYTFIWGMAGENLDYGDMDVVQPNELR
- a CDS encoding ABC transporter ATP-binding protein; the protein is MLKAQSITKNFGDLQILKGVDLSVDKGEVVSVVGASGAGKSTLLHIIGTLDKPNSGDLRINDIDVSRLSARELSHFRNKNIGFIFQFHHLLPEFTALENICIPAFIAKVKKSEAEAKALELLDVLGLSHRKDHKPNQMSGGEQQRIAVARALINNPALVLADEPSGNLDSNTAKELHQLFFDLRDQFKQTFVIVTHNEDLADMADRKITMKDGLIFS
- a CDS encoding HPF/RaiA family ribosome-associated protein, whose product is MKIQVNTDKNINGKESLANYVKTTIEENLNRFDELITRVDVHLSDDNANKEGAADKRCLIEVKAENIPSVAVSTVEETLHKAINVAIEKMKKTLSSKLEKLHDNKR
- a CDS encoding HAD hydrolase-like protein — encoded protein: MISYSNLPEGKNAVIFELDDVLFPERDYDLQFFYLFANFLEYVEQFPPAQDLISFMSKRYEVHGKDNMFEELSGTFGVDPKYRENYQRLYENAKLPLKLLLYKEALEFMQELVTNRKQLFILTKGNPKTQFNKITQVEWNGLEKYLKVYYVDEFEGDFHKALTVLIAQNNLQKSELTIVSKAKDEEQANLFGVSFVCVNN
- the sucC gene encoding ADP-forming succinate--CoA ligase subunit beta — its product is MNIHEYQGKEILKSFGVRVQEGIVVDTPEEAVEAAKKMKEDFGSDWVVVKAQIHAGGRGKGGGVKLAKNLDEVKQRATDIIGMQLVTPQTGPEGKKVNKVLIAQDVYYPGESETKEFYVSVLLNRSTGRNIIMYSTEGGMDIEEVAEKTPHLIFKEEIDPKVGLQPFQARKIAFNLGTSGNAFKEMVKFITALYKAYDAIDASMFEINPVLKTSDDKILAVDAKVNLDENALYRHPDIAAMRDITEEDPTEVEAGESNLNYVKLDGNVGCMVNGAGLAMATMDIIKLAGGDPANFLDVGGTANAQTVKAAFNIILKDPNVKAILINIFGGIVRCDRVAQGVIDAYQEIGDIKVPIIVRLQGTNAEEAKKLIDESGLKVYSAILLKEAADLVSKVIA
- a CDS encoding DUF4112 domain-containing protein — encoded protein: MPIANQTDPRLKRLEQLARLMDSQFKIGKFRFGLDPLINLIPFLGDAIGFLISLFIVYTMYKHGASGKLVIKMILNVLVDALVGAIPVLGWAFDFYFKANEKNVLLLKEHYTENKHKGSGLDIILIIFVIFFILIAFFIYLIWLISSYILSLIL